In Citrus sinensis cultivar Valencia sweet orange chromosome 3, DVS_A1.0, whole genome shotgun sequence, the sequence CACTGACCACCACAAAATATCAGTCAACAGACAACAAGGTGGAAATTCATTTGAAACCCAATTGATATAACATAACAGATGGAAAATAACCCTACCGAAGTGCAGCCTCACGAGCAGCATCTCGAACTTCAGGCTTTTCAGTCCTCCTCTTCTGTATGACTTCCAAGGTTGCACCGACAATAGACCTTGAATATGGCTTCTTTGTGGAGCGGCGCTTCTTCTTTACAGCCTCAGCAGCAATATCCTATAGatagaaaacaaattatataaacagATAGCATCTAATCTAAAATATGCATGGGACGGAATCTAAAGATCCTGGTTCTGAAggaaaattttgttctttgtaatgacaacaagaaaaaatcaatcatGTATGTGAAGGGACATTCAATGCAAGAAAATACACAGAAAGGGAAATTCAGCCCAAGAAAATACCTTCTTGTGTTGTTTCCTGTACATGGAAGTCCATGTAAGCTTTGATGGCTTCAAGCGGTTGTGGAAGTACCTCTTGCATTTTGAATTGGCAAAGAGGAAAACCTTCACCCACAACCAAGGGAGCATAAGtaacaaattatcaaaacagTAAACCGCTACTTCACATAAATTAGGAGTTATTCACTTAAAGGCAATTAAtagaaatgagaatgagattcCTTCActacaaagatttaaaaacaaaaatgaaaaacaaccaCCTGGGAATCAGAGCGAATGAATCTGATACCCTTGCCAGGATAAATCTTGGCACCGCTAAAGCGGCACAGTTCAGTCCTATtacaacaaaacaataaatggATTACTTCTCTCTGTTATAATGAAGATAAAGtgtaaataaatgaaacttagccacaaatcaaaatattaatgtactGGTTCAACTCCTACAAAACCTCGGTCAAACATGTAACATTATAACAAAACAAGTCTACCATTACACATTGTCGACATCAAAGTTTCTTTTGCCTGAACTAGAGCTTTTTGTTACATATAGTTACAGATGTTAAGTCATGCTTTTGAGATCAAGTgcataaaataactaaaacattaaatatatatacagaCCAAAAAACAGGGGTTTAAAGGCTTGATAAGacaaatacaagatatgaACAGACAGTAAAGCACGGAATTATTCAAACGAAACAGACacgcagagagagagagagagagacgcACTTGAGAACCATGGTTTCTGATGTCGATTGCGCGGCACAGCTACCTCAGAAACCCTAAAACCCAAGCATCCACAATATAAAGTCTATGGCTGCAGCATGTAggttaaaatttttcagagCTTTGATAAGTGGGCTGGAATGCCGACTCCAAAGGGGCCTGGAGAGTTTGTGGGCCGAAGACATCTGGCCTGATTAATAATCTGCCGGCTTTATTAGAAAGCAAATATCCATCAATCATTAAGTTTCACCCTTATCAAACTAAATGACTATAATACCCCTATGACATCATCAATTTTCATGGCGGTTAATGAAGAGTAGATATCTGATCAATTTAGTAAACTTCAGGTGACCgctacaaaagaaaaaaaagtgttatatatttttaattaaatgttaaacTTCAATGGTCGGTCgatatttattctaaaaatagttgagacataaaaaataaaaaataatctttcatgacaaaaaatattgtagtCTATCATGTAACTAGAAATTTACCCACATCATCAATAGAATATTTTTACAAGTGATAATAAGCTTACAAATTTGGTGATGCATCGtcaataatttattctcaTGTGTTCAGTAATAACTAACTTGATTATCATATCATTAAtgtgttaaatattaatacaaataCCATATCATTTGAATATCCCAATTTTATaagaatatcattattatattataattttttaaaaatatcttagATGCTCTCTATATGGTGTACACATAATGTGATACttctaaattatattcaattgagcatataaattattaaaatctaaagGAAGATGGTATACATATCTCAGCAGAAGACATGGCTTTCTCgttataatatatgttttataattattttagatgttaatttcataattaaggGTGGCATAGCTGCTTCGGACTTATATTCTGTGAGCAATATTCATATTTCCTGAAATAACACTTTTTTCACTCCTTTGATTCATACTTTAAGCACGACTACTATAATATATACTTCTTTGACCATTTTAAGACAGATGAACCTTAAGAAGATTATCACTTACTCTTTAGTAGCTCATATGAATATAATGACTATTGGTATGTTTAGTCTAAATATCCAGGGAATTGGAGATAGCATTTTGGTGTGTAATGCCAGTCAAAGTATCGAACCACTCTATCAAGATGACATATCATAATCATTTCGTAGTTGACTAGCACTAGTGGCAAAGGCAGTTTAGCCAAAACAGTACTAGGCAGCCCCCAAACTGAAGAACGAAAACAAAAACCTTTTGATTCACTCCCCATTCTCTCTTAAATAAAGCTCGGCCTTCGAGTCCTGGTCAAGGTTGGCTGGGTCTAAATATGAATTCTAATTGTTATAGGATATCTCTATATTAATAACATGTACAAATCTTAAATCGTACCATCTCTCTctcaataaaataagataaaaaagcACTATTCTTTAGAATTAATTAGGGGGTAGGggaattaaaatgaatttcatgTTCCCCTATTACTAAAGCAGCTTTGTGATAATGGAACCAACCAACAAAAAGCATTAAGGTTGCAAAAATCAATGCTCCAATGAGAGACCTATTAGAGTTCATaaattgttgaagaaaaaagaggaTGTTTCTTTGTCCCTTCcaagtaattgaaaaaaaaaagttaacatattcaaaataattacatatttGCAAAATACAGTCTCAATTCATTCTATTTCGAATAACTCATGtcctttatttaaaataaaaggcGTTTCTAGTTATGTCCGTGTttgaaataacttaaatttattcttattgttATATCtctaaagtaaataaatttaaatgagaAACTATTGAACTCAATCACTTGTTATTGTTACTCCCTTCCTCTTGATCACTGAAGATATTTAAAGGCAAAATTGGCATAATTATTACAATGAGGATTGAGCCACCAAGAGAGATTTTCCTCCATTTGCCCTTTACTCTCCATCAATGCCTCAAATATGTTGAGAAGCCctcaaagaaaagaagataCAGAGACTTGCATGCATCCGATTTCTTTGCTAGAAACACATTATAGCGACACTAATGGTgtgtttattaaaatgaaatcaaaatgaacaagaatgagaatgagatgaaataagaatcaaaataatttgtttacttaaattataagaatTGCATTAGGAATGAATTAGATTGttacaaattactaaaaagttcttaataataacaacaataattttaattaaaacaacaacaacaacaacaataataataaaaataaattttaataatgataatattaataaaaatattaatattaatattaatgaattaGATTGttacaaattactaaaaagtcCTTAATAATAAcgacaataattttaattaaaacaataataataaaatttaataatgataatattaataaaaataataataacaatagttaataatacttaaattaataaacttaatatattttaataatattaatgacaataataaaaaataattaaattaataaattttaacaacattaatattaataaaatactaaaataaataattttgaatgaaataatattaaaataatgatactaacaccatcatcatcatcattattattagtgtaataataataatatattactaTTTAAGGgggtattttgaaaatattaaaatgtaaatgagGACAAAATTAGAAGCTTAGGAAATGAGAGACTCATTCAGTTATTTCCAACCCTCCCATAGGAATCAatctcccactccccactctcAAATTGTGATGGATCCCATAATTTCGATTCTGATTTCCGCCTCCATTTTGCAAATCAAATGCTGTCAATAATTCTAATTCTCTAAtataaaaagtaaacataCTATAAGTTCCAACTACCCCGAACGAAACCTAAGTCAATTGCACATCTTTGGAAACCGAATTCAAATTACTAAAACTTCACAACTGTGGCAATTCAGTCCGGCAGACagtttaaatttcattaatctGAGTAACAGTGCAATGtgaattataacaaaaaagcCCCCTCGACCTCAGAGATCACTTAAAATGCTCTGGATATAACTTACAAAAGCAGTATAGTTACATGCCAAATAAATTCCCTAAAACCAGCTCAGATTTTTTCAAAGCAGAAAATACATCTGGAGATCAAGCCCATAGGGATGTTTACATAGAAAACCCATTGATTCTCAACATTACAAAAGCCTGATAATAGTGGGTTCTACTTGCAGTTGCAACTACTTATACTGCTTTAGCTGTTTCACGAACTATAGAAAGCTTAGCTAGGAGACCACATAGCTGTAGATATGAGCCAACTCCATCACAGATTCTCATATGGGCAAACCCAGCTTCCTGCAAGCTCACATGAAAGAA encodes:
- the LOC102617082 gene encoding 60S ribosomal protein L24, which encodes MVLKTELCRFSGAKIYPGKGIRFIRSDSQVFLFANSKCKRYFHNRLKPSKLTWTSMYRKQHKKDIAAEAVKKKRRSTKKPYSRSIVGATLEVIQKRRTEKPEVRDAAREAALREIKERIKKTKDEKRAKKAEVTSKSKTQSKGSMPKGAAPKGPKLGGGGGKR